Proteins from a single region of Styela clava chromosome 1, kaStyClav1.hap1.2, whole genome shotgun sequence:
- the LOC144425802 gene encoding uncharacterized protein LOC144425802 translates to MEFQRMRILGLAFVFFISQNEGKLIDTLYAGDYELTSYNDGKDGFWRTSRVVYACGAKMPGSRLVIIDNEETHEAVKELLKNNTLDKHWIGAFSVRGTDEYYWLNGKNLKDGFTNWAENEPTEDGFTKYVYVTSVYSDLKWFGSPYLYGSSGFICQNRIDKLQPSYYAELSFGDTHSANTSVGTMNYWDAQKMCTKNQSRIVDLVHDRAFFEIRKKCASDPTLKYWIRKNENSEECLIMGSEGWSKNICNDTSIYPICEIIRPWGLRVSNERPVIKRKESITIDCRASGYPIPIVGWQRNDKTVSEGLDQRIHQIKYDGMSRLVITNAHSIDEGRYHCFANSSIHSVRGYADLRVIGFDDERNSFGHNFTTFEQNFGQNEISKSNKPSEHSMCSTLEFSVIVAFALLWLTVILAYTIYFCCLKKTSKSADVFTFNALDESASAKNVMPDTK, encoded by the exons ATGGAATTTCAGAGAATGAGAATTTTAGGATTAGcatttgttttctttatttcGCAGAATGAAG GAAAATTAATCGATACGTTGTACGCCGGAGACTATGAATTAACCTCTTATAATGATGGAAAGGACGGTTTTTGGCGCACTAGTCGTGTCGTTTACGCATGTGGGGCAAAAATGCCTGGCTCAAGATTGGTGATTATAGATAATGAAGAGACGCATGAGGCAGTGAAAGAACTCCTGAAAAACAA taCATTAGATAAGCACTGGATTGGTGCATTTAGTGTTAGAGGAACAGATGAATACTACTGGTTGAATGGGAAAAATCTTAAAGATGGATTTACTAATTG ggCTGAGAATGAACCAACTGAAGATGGTTTTACAAAATACGTGTATGTTACATCTGTGTATTCTGATTTGAAGTGGTTTGGTTCGCCATATTTATACGGTTCCAGTGGATTCATATGTCAAAATA GAATTGACAAACTCCAACCGTCGTACTACGCTGAACTTTCCTTCGGAGATACACACTCTGCAAACACAAGCGTTGGAACTATGAACTATTGGGACGCTCAAAAAATGTGCACGAAAAATCAAAGTAGAATTGTTGACCTTGTACACGACAGGGCGTTCTTTGAAATCCGTAAAAAGTGTGCCAG TGATCCGACACTAAAGTATTGGAtacgaaaaaatgaaaactccgAAGAATGTTTAATTATGGGAAGTGAAGGCTGGtctaaaaatatttgcaatgaTACGTCTATTTATCCCATTTGTGAGATAA TTCGACCGTGGGGCTTGAGAGTTTCCAACGAACGACCAGTTATTAAAAGAAAAGAAAGCATTACGATTGACTGTAGAGCATCAGGATATCCAATTCCAATTGTTGGTTGGCAACGAAATGATAAAACTGTCAGCGAAGGATTAGATCAACGAATCCATCAGATCAAATATGACGGAATGTCGCGACTTGTCATAACAAACGCCCACTCAATTGACGAAGGAAGATATCATTGCTTTGCCAATAGTTCAATTCATTCTGTGAGAGGATACGCAGATCTCAGAG TTATTGGTTTTGATGACGAAAGAAACAGTTTTGGGCATAATTTTACAACATTTGAACAGAATTTCGGACAAAATGA AATATCTAAAAGCAATAAACCAAGTGAACATTCGATGTGCAGTACATTGGAGTTCTCAGTTATTGTAGCTTTTGCGTTACTCTGGTTAACTGTTATCCTGGCGTATACAATATATTTCTG TTGCCTCAAGAAAACATCGAAGTCGGCTGACGTGTTCACATTCAATGCTCTTGATG aatcAGCAAGTGCAAAAAATGTGATGCCGGATACGA